The following are encoded together in the Triticum dicoccoides isolate Atlit2015 ecotype Zavitan chromosome 6B, WEW_v2.0, whole genome shotgun sequence genome:
- the LOC119322599 gene encoding uncharacterized protein LOC119322599 isoform X1 — MFVTADPAGAGAGDRFRGGWSFWNMQRNQSLLAASTSTNWGLSTSTTKNEGYSIWTSAGGEWRPRPTDAHAPAYYHDLAEFYLEAARRLPIADIPYLADCISISGLAVGLADPVTNIVLTTINAFAKRPSYVRPLKPDDALEKISKKTTFVVGARDSRTGLIDFLLCYFRNLTEDQAEKCLDMAGHHLPLAVHLIEVGRWGSEVVPLLQPDAARTKTALQQAANCSNIDGLVRLMTWRYPRHLLDPVLDDLRGGEQLTADCIYKICDLLRCSWPPQPIPAPIPGIYRDNSGNVTTITKIRKDVFVTTTVSKDHVPTATITSTCPSNDDCTQDDGVHISTELATDISSSVNSRVCFWRENPDFLPLLKMSFLDTVHGFYIDALGMLPSHALRDSHLLRAVLTAGHCYGPLDPVSNIILNSIWYDAVFPLSDDVSNQIGAADILDARSMTRVESRSLDGFVAFVCYTYSISEQEAVVLLCQHRFNLSYMLQGSEKIFLNLASAALVAKHPQPAAFGDFLNSLTPAKLVRLRSLISDRGLRHVLSDDTLVQLKKMATNATACVAAAAAVQSMTPDLGQSALKTLSARRETFKSEQDYVRTKLQKLLLDYGHDKGHFYRLGIVCGVTTARYGFYPTCYHVNFLASTDVPNDSTRSWALFFAEFWSIVDSKVEQSTNVPFCCPVKDSINAYSIRCIICDRTSCKIAHPSCGNVYFTGNNAQYGFPVHHKWGSDLGGMLESDFIYFDHENDDEFSKIVSEASSSSSPKKPRAREKSPWSQRNTRARTGAGFGGAVPFWKV, encoded by the exons ATGTTCGTGACGGCGGATCCGGCCGGCGCTGGCGCCGGCGACCGTTTCCGTGGCGGCTGGTCCTTCTGGAATATGCAGAGGAACCAGAGCCTCTTGGCCGCCTCGACCTCCACCAACTGGGGCCTCTCAACCTCCACCACGAAGAACGAGGGCTACTCCATCTGGACCTCCGCGGGCGGCGAGTGGCGTCCCAGGCCCACGGACGCCCACGCCCCGGCGTACTACCACGACCTCGCCGAGTTCTACCTCGAGGCGGCCCGCCGCCTCCCCATCGCCGACATCCCGTACCTCGCCGACTGCATCTCCATCAGCGGCCTCGCCGTGGGCCTCGCCGACCCCGTCACCAACATCGTCCTCACCACCATCAACGCTTTCGCCAAGAGACCGTCCTACGTCCGGCCCCTAAAGCCAGATGATGCGCTAGAGAAAATCAGCAAGAAGACCACCTTCGTCGTCGGCGCTCGCGACTCCCGCACTGGCCTCATCGACTTCTTGCTGTGCTACTTCCGCAACCTCACAGAGGATCAGGCCGAGAAATGCCTCGACATGgccggccaccacctccccctcgccGTCCACCTCATCGAGGTGGGCCGCTGGGGCTCGGAGGTGGTTCCACTGCTGCAGCCGGATGCTGCCAGGACCAAGACCGCTTTACAGCAGGCCGCGAACTGCTCCAATATCGATGGCCTCGTGCGGCTCATGACGTGGAGGTACCCTCGTCACCTCCTCGACCCTGTTCTGGATGATTTGCGCGGGGGGGAACAGCTTACCGCCGACTGCATCTACAAGATATGTGACCTGCTGCGCTGTTCGTGGCCGCCGCAGCCAATCCCTGCCCCAATTCCTGGCATTTATCGGGACAACAGTGGGAACGTCACCACAATCACCAAGATCAGAAAAGACGTTTTCGTCACAACCACAGTATCTAAAGACCATGTTCCGACAGCCACAATCACCTCAACTTGTCCGAGCAATGATGACTGCACTCAAGACGACGGTGTTCATATCTCAACGGAATTAGCCACAGACATATCCTCCAGTGTGAACAGTAGAGTCTGCTTCTGGCGGGAGAACCCTGATTTCCTCCCACTGTTGAAGATGTCTTTTCTCGACACCGTGCATGGCTTCTACATCGATGCGCTGGGCATGCTTCCCAGTCATGCGTTACGGGACAGCCACCTCCTCCGCGCCGTCCTCACAGCTGGACACTGCTATGGCCCCTTGGACCCTGTGTCAAACATCATACTCAACTCCATCTGGTACGACGCTGTCTTCCCGCTCTCGGATGATGTCTCCAATCAAATTGGAGCAGCTGACATTCTTGATGCTCGCTCCATGACCCGTGTTGAATCTCGTTCGCTCGACGGCTTTGTCGCCTTTGTCTGCTACACCTACTCAATCTCGGAGCAAGAAGCAGTGGTACTGCTTTGCCAACATCGCTTCAACCTCTCATACATGTTGCAGGGCTCAGAGAAGATATTCCTTAACTTGGCTTCTGCGGCACTGGTTGCCAAACACCCACAGCCTGCTGCCTTTGGGGATTTCCTCAATTCACTGACCCCAGCTAAACTTGTTCGCTTGCGCTCCCTTATATCCGACAGAGGTCTGCGCCATGTTCTCTCTGATGATACATTGGTGCAGCTAAAGAAGATGGCGACCAACGCGACAGCATGcgttgcagcagcagcagcagtgcaaaGTATGACTCCTGATTTGGGCCAATCTGCCTTGAAGACACTGTCCGCTAGGAGGGAGACCTTCAAGTCTGAGCAGGATTATGTTCGCACAAAGTTGCAGAAGTTGCTACTTGACTACGGCCACGATAAG GGACACTTCTACAGGCTTGGTATTGTTTGTGGAGTGACGACAGCCAGATATGGCTTCTACCCAACTTGCTACCATGTAAACTTTCTGGCGAGCACGGATGTCCCAAATGATTCTACCAGATCGTGGGCACTCTTCTTTGCCGAATTCTGGAGCATAGTTGATAGTAAAGTTGAGCAGTCAACAAATGTGCCTTTCTGCTGCCCTGTGAAAGATTCCATCAATGCGTATTCTA TTCGCTGCATCATTTGCGACCGTACTTCATGTAAGATTGCACATCCATCTTGTGGGAATGTCTATTTCACGGGCAACAACGCTCAGTATGGCTTTCCGGTACACCATAAGTGGGGGTCTGATTTAGGTGGAATGCTCGAATCCGACTTCATATACTTCGATCATGAAAATGATGACGAGTTTTCAAAGATTGTATCAGAGGCGTCTTCTTCTTCATCCCCTAAGaagcccagagccagagagaagtcTCCTTGGTCCCAGAGGAATACCAGAGCTAGAACCGGTGCCGGTTTTGGTGGTGCGGTCCCTTTCTGGAAGGTGTAA
- the LOC119322599 gene encoding uncharacterized protein LOC119322599 isoform X2: MFVTADPAGAGAGDRFRGGWSFWNMQRNQSLLAASTSTNWGLSTSTTKNEGYSIWTSAGGEWRPRPTDAHAPAYYHDLAEFYLEAARRLPIADIPYLADCISISGLAVGLADPVTNIVLTTINAFAKRPSYVRPLKPDDALEKISKKTTFVVGARDSRTGLIDFLLCYFRNLTEDQAEKCLDMAGHHLPLAVHLIEVGRWGSEVVPLLQPDAARTKTALQQAANCSNIDGLVRLMTWRYPRHLLDPVLDDLRGGEQLTADCIYKICDLLRCSWPPQPIPAPIPGIYRDNSGNVTTITKIRKDVFVTTTVSKDHVPTATITSTCPSNDDCTQDDGVHISTELATDISSSVNSRVCFWRENPDFLPLLKMSFLDTVHGFYIDALGMLPSHALRDSHLLRAVLTAGHCYGPLDPVSNIILNSIWYDAVFPLSDDVSNQIGAADILDARSMTRVESRSLDGFVAFVCYTYSISEQEAVVLLCQHRFNLSYMLQGSEKIFLNLASAALVAKHPQPAAFGDFLNSLTPAKLVRLRSLISDRGLRHVLSDDTLVQLKKMATNATACVAAAAAVQSMTPDLGQSALKTLSARRETFKSEQDYVRTKLQKLLLDYGHDKMCYAITLLLCDKSALI, from the exons ATGTTCGTGACGGCGGATCCGGCCGGCGCTGGCGCCGGCGACCGTTTCCGTGGCGGCTGGTCCTTCTGGAATATGCAGAGGAACCAGAGCCTCTTGGCCGCCTCGACCTCCACCAACTGGGGCCTCTCAACCTCCACCACGAAGAACGAGGGCTACTCCATCTGGACCTCCGCGGGCGGCGAGTGGCGTCCCAGGCCCACGGACGCCCACGCCCCGGCGTACTACCACGACCTCGCCGAGTTCTACCTCGAGGCGGCCCGCCGCCTCCCCATCGCCGACATCCCGTACCTCGCCGACTGCATCTCCATCAGCGGCCTCGCCGTGGGCCTCGCCGACCCCGTCACCAACATCGTCCTCACCACCATCAACGCTTTCGCCAAGAGACCGTCCTACGTCCGGCCCCTAAAGCCAGATGATGCGCTAGAGAAAATCAGCAAGAAGACCACCTTCGTCGTCGGCGCTCGCGACTCCCGCACTGGCCTCATCGACTTCTTGCTGTGCTACTTCCGCAACCTCACAGAGGATCAGGCCGAGAAATGCCTCGACATGgccggccaccacctccccctcgccGTCCACCTCATCGAGGTGGGCCGCTGGGGCTCGGAGGTGGTTCCACTGCTGCAGCCGGATGCTGCCAGGACCAAGACCGCTTTACAGCAGGCCGCGAACTGCTCCAATATCGATGGCCTCGTGCGGCTCATGACGTGGAGGTACCCTCGTCACCTCCTCGACCCTGTTCTGGATGATTTGCGCGGGGGGGAACAGCTTACCGCCGACTGCATCTACAAGATATGTGACCTGCTGCGCTGTTCGTGGCCGCCGCAGCCAATCCCTGCCCCAATTCCTGGCATTTATCGGGACAACAGTGGGAACGTCACCACAATCACCAAGATCAGAAAAGACGTTTTCGTCACAACCACAGTATCTAAAGACCATGTTCCGACAGCCACAATCACCTCAACTTGTCCGAGCAATGATGACTGCACTCAAGACGACGGTGTTCATATCTCAACGGAATTAGCCACAGACATATCCTCCAGTGTGAACAGTAGAGTCTGCTTCTGGCGGGAGAACCCTGATTTCCTCCCACTGTTGAAGATGTCTTTTCTCGACACCGTGCATGGCTTCTACATCGATGCGCTGGGCATGCTTCCCAGTCATGCGTTACGGGACAGCCACCTCCTCCGCGCCGTCCTCACAGCTGGACACTGCTATGGCCCCTTGGACCCTGTGTCAAACATCATACTCAACTCCATCTGGTACGACGCTGTCTTCCCGCTCTCGGATGATGTCTCCAATCAAATTGGAGCAGCTGACATTCTTGATGCTCGCTCCATGACCCGTGTTGAATCTCGTTCGCTCGACGGCTTTGTCGCCTTTGTCTGCTACACCTACTCAATCTCGGAGCAAGAAGCAGTGGTACTGCTTTGCCAACATCGCTTCAACCTCTCATACATGTTGCAGGGCTCAGAGAAGATATTCCTTAACTTGGCTTCTGCGGCACTGGTTGCCAAACACCCACAGCCTGCTGCCTTTGGGGATTTCCTCAATTCACTGACCCCAGCTAAACTTGTTCGCTTGCGCTCCCTTATATCCGACAGAGGTCTGCGCCATGTTCTCTCTGATGATACATTGGTGCAGCTAAAGAAGATGGCGACCAACGCGACAGCATGcgttgcagcagcagcagcagtgcaaaGTATGACTCCTGATTTGGGCCAATCTGCCTTGAAGACACTGTCCGCTAGGAGGGAGACCTTCAAGTCTGAGCAGGATTATGTTCGCACAAAGTTGCAGAAGTTGCTACTTGACTACGGCCACGATAAG ATGTGCTATGCCATCACTTTGCTTCTTTGCGATAAGTCTGCTCTCATTTAA